In Pectobacterium aroidearum, the following are encoded in one genomic region:
- the mobH gene encoding MobH family relaxase, which yields MFTLFQRKKPTPPQPDPVMPEKGLHQPEPVASLLATPRRQKLLEHIWQRTSLSRKQFITLYRRPLERYAELVQLFPASETHHHAYHGGMLDHGLEIVAFALKLRQSHLLPAGAPPEDQAAQSEAWTAAIAYAALLHDIGKIAVDLHIEHEDGSLWHPWHGPLKQPYRFRYRDDREYRLHGAATGLLYRQILDNHILDWLSSYPTLWTSLLYALAGQYEHAGMLGELVIQADRASVAQELGGNPNRVILAAPKQALQRKLLDGLRYLLKEELKINQPQASDGWLTEDTLWLVSKTVSDKLRAHLLSQGIEGIPSNNTAVFNVLQEHGVLQPTLDGKAIWKATISSASGWSHSFTLLKLSPALIWEASERPDPFTGTVTIDISSPDSSDAMLPAPEPAVSASPAHPTSVLATAPSPTAPHDVMEDILAMLIPAEAPSTAASSNASSTAQPTTSPPDDTDEPIPQQASDTPSQPEPAKPLSSEHFMVWLREGVQSRKLIINDAKAMVHTVNDTVYLVSPGIFQRYAQEHPTIATQAKQEGLQDWQWIQKRFEKQQVHRKQPSGLNIWTCQVTGPRKTRRLHGYLLTEPSSIFSEQPPNNPYLTLLENTSA from the coding sequence ATGTTTACTCTGTTCCAGCGAAAAAAGCCCACGCCCCCCCAACCTGATCCTGTCATGCCAGAAAAAGGGCTGCACCAGCCAGAACCCGTGGCGTCCTTGCTGGCCACACCTCGTCGGCAAAAGCTGCTGGAACATATCTGGCAACGCACCTCACTCTCTCGCAAGCAATTCATCACACTTTACCGCAGGCCTCTGGAGCGCTACGCAGAGCTGGTACAGTTGTTTCCCGCCTCTGAAACGCATCATCATGCTTACCATGGCGGCATGCTCGATCACGGACTTGAGATCGTCGCCTTTGCATTGAAACTGCGACAGTCCCACCTGCTGCCGGCAGGCGCACCTCCGGAAGATCAAGCCGCTCAATCAGAAGCCTGGACTGCGGCCATCGCTTATGCTGCCCTGCTCCACGACATCGGCAAGATTGCCGTTGATCTGCATATCGAGCACGAGGATGGTAGCCTCTGGCACCCCTGGCATGGGCCGCTGAAACAGCCCTACCGCTTTCGTTACCGGGATGACCGTGAATATCGCCTTCATGGCGCTGCCACAGGCTTGCTCTACCGGCAAATACTCGATAACCACATCCTCGACTGGCTCAGCAGCTACCCTACCCTCTGGACTTCGCTGCTGTATGCGCTTGCAGGCCAATACGAACATGCCGGCATGCTGGGCGAACTCGTCATCCAGGCCGATCGCGCTTCGGTGGCGCAGGAACTGGGCGGAAATCCCAACCGCGTCATCCTTGCGGCCCCCAAACAGGCGCTACAGCGCAAGCTACTCGACGGGTTGCGTTACCTGCTCAAAGAGGAATTGAAAATCAACCAGCCCCAGGCCTCGGATGGTTGGCTGACAGAGGACACACTTTGGCTGGTCAGCAAGACCGTCTCTGACAAACTGCGCGCCCATCTGCTGTCACAGGGGATCGAAGGCATTCCATCCAATAACACGGCTGTGTTCAACGTGTTGCAGGAGCATGGCGTACTGCAGCCTACACTGGATGGCAAGGCCATCTGGAAAGCCACCATCAGCAGCGCATCCGGCTGGTCACACAGCTTCACGCTATTGAAGCTCTCTCCGGCGTTGATCTGGGAAGCGTCCGAGCGTCCAGATCCTTTCACAGGAACGGTAACGATCGATATCAGTTCCCCCGATAGCAGCGACGCGATGCTTCCCGCACCTGAACCCGCCGTCTCTGCCTCTCCCGCTCACCCCACATCCGTTCTTGCAACAGCACCATCCCCCACTGCGCCACACGATGTCATGGAAGACATACTCGCAATGCTGATACCAGCCGAAGCGCCTAGCACAGCAGCATCCTCCAATGCGTCGAGCACTGCACAACCCACCACCTCACCACCTGATGACACGGATGAGCCCATACCGCAACAGGCCTCGGATACGCCATCCCAACCAGAACCAGCCAAACCGCTTTCGAGCGAACACTTTATGGTCTGGCTGAGGGAGGGGGTTCAATCACGCAAACTCATCATCAACGACGCCAAAGCGATGGTGCATACCGTGAACGATACGGTCTATCTTGTCAGTCCTGGGATTTTCCAGCGTTATGCGCAGGAGCACCCGACAATTGCCACCCAGGCAAAACAAGAGGGATTACAGGATTGGCAGTGGATTCAAAAGCGCTTCGAGAAGCAGCAGGTGCATCGCAAACAGCCCAGCGGGCTGAACATCTGGACATGCCAGGTGACCGGGCCAAGAAAGACTCGGCGGTTGCACGGTTACTTACTCACAGAGCCATCGAGCATCTTCTCGGAGCAACCGCCCAATAATCCATACTTAACGCTTCTGGAGAACACGTCAGCTTAA